In Zea mays cultivar B73 chromosome 7, Zm-B73-REFERENCE-NAM-5.0, whole genome shotgun sequence, the following proteins share a genomic window:
- the LOC118473038 gene encoding auxin-induced protein 15A-like, which produces MAPPDPEDRSREEKRTKASKLQEQGEGEEEEAMRLPSDVPRDHFAVYVGEWWRRFVVPIALLDRPEFRSLLRCAEEEFGFAGAGGALVLPYEEVAFHSLTFALACAR; this is translated from the exons ATGGCTCCACCAGATCCAGAAGACAGAAGTAGAGAAGAGAAGCGAACCAAAGCAAGCAAGCTTCAAGAACAAG gggagggggaggaggaggaggccatGCGGCTGCCGTCCGACGTGCCGCGCGACCACTTCGCGGTGTACGTGGGCGAGTGGTGGCGCCGGTTCGTGGTGCCCATCGCGTTACTGGACCGCCCCGAGTTCCGGTCCCTGCTGCGGTGCGCCGAGGAGGAGTTCGGGTTCGCGGGCGCCGGCGGCGCCCTCGTCCTCCCCTACGAGGAGGTCGCCTTCCACTCCCTCACCTTCGCGCTCGCCTGTGCCCGGTGA
- the LOC103633058 gene encoding transcription factor PHYTOCHROME INTERACTING FACTOR-LIKE 13, giving the protein MDGNTRFAAESQKKPIVPDDDLVELLWHNGSVVAQPQAHHRPAQPSDRDRPGTSGLTAEETAAWFLNTLDDPLEKDLYTQLWYNTIADAALQHEGTFPGPTSHPSSPPPPVGSSGVESSWVGDFCSTFCDSNQVPRTPTGIRGKDAALQSEVPSDAGAHDGTSSSGGSGSNYGGSGLPSDSVHGHKRKGMCRDESDSRSEVKLRDAECEEATEETKPWQRHGPKRRTRAAEVHNLSERRRRDRIKEKMRALQELIPHCNKVDKASILDETIDYLKSLQMQFQIMWMTSINMRSFSYNNIKLGIPSMTPSFIRDELAADGKGKVWLVQFAASLHVLTPAMPNYQGGEERSEEGWR; this is encoded by the exons ATGGACGGCAATACGAGGTTCGCAGCAGAGAGTCAGAAGAAGCCCATCGT CCCAGATGACGACCTCGTGGAGCTATTGTGGCACAATGGGAGCGTCGTAGCGCAGCCCCAGGCGCACCACAGGCCGGCGCAGCCCTCTGACCGCGACCGCCCGGGCACCAGCGGCCTCACTGCCGAGGAGACCGCCGCGTGGTTCCTGAACACCCTCGACGACCCGCTGGAGAAGGACCTGTACACGCAACTTTGGTACAACACGATCGCCGATGCCGCCCTGCAACACGAGGGCACGTTCCCGGGCCCTACCTCGCATCCTTCGTCGCCACCGCCACCCGTTGGGAGCAGCGGCGTCGAGTCTAGCTGGGTCGGCGACTTCTGCTCGACCTTCTGCGACAGCAACCAGGTGCCCAGGACGCCGACGGGGATCAGGGGGAAGGACGCGGCATTGCAGTCGGAGGTGCCGAGCGATGCTGGCGCGCACGACGGCACATCGTCATCCGGTGGGTCCGGAAGCAACTATGGGGGATCCGGGCTGCCCAGTGACAGCGTCCATGGCCACAAGAGGAAGGGAATGTGTAGAGACGAGTCAGATAGTCGAAGTGAGGT GAAATTGCGGGATGCCGAGTGTGAGGAGGCAACTGAGGAGACCAAACCCTGGCAGCGGCATGGGCCGAAACGTCGGACTCGTGCAGCTGAAGTCCATAATCTCTCAGAGAGG AGAAGAAGGGACCGGATCAAAGAAAAGATGCGTGCGTTGCAAGAGCTGATCCCACACTGCAACAAGGT TGACAAAGCATCTATACTAGACGAGACAATTGATTATCTGAAGTCCCTCCAAATGCAA TTTCAAATCATGTGGATGACTTCAATAAATATGAGatcattttcttataacaatataaa GCTGGGGATTCCAAGCATGACCCCAAGTTTCATCAGAGATGAACTAGCTGCTGATGGAAAAGGTAAAGTGTGGTTGGTGCAATTTGCAGCATCTTTGCATGTCCTGACACCTGCCATGCCTAACTATCAG GGTGGAGAGGAGAGGTCAGAGGAAGGATGGCGATGA